One genomic window of Coregonus clupeaformis isolate EN_2021a chromosome 12, ASM2061545v1, whole genome shotgun sequence includes the following:
- the LOC121577653 gene encoding uncharacterized protein LOC121577653, whose protein sequence is MEKTETAHTAQQPTLDDSQSELDEEEDDCFVGGTGEQSDKGQSGAESEGVDEEDDDDDEKEEAGPAAQPKEKDKDSFSRKRSIWGTTKYISKWKMAHRRGYHINCLTDDPYRKAMIMQQELDCKTSIPLPMVCMIEKETLQILQNIENDYKYKLGASHHLTKELHERIESLKCQVSSKVRHSDPAPEVGVLATLVGWCRALSAMLGWGSGASATKDEENALPRKERPLETDETTEL, encoded by the exons ATGGAGAAGACAGAGACTGCTCACACTGCACAGCAGCCCACCTTGGA TGACTCACAGAGCGAGTTGGACGAGGAAGAGGATGATTGCTTTGTTGGGGGGACCGGAGAGCAGTCAGACAAGGGACAGAGTGGCGCGGAGTCAGAGGGTGTGGATGAAGAGGATGACGACGAtgatgagaaagaggag GCGGGACCTGCAGCCCAACCCAAGGAGAAGGATA AGGATTCCTTTTCCCGGAAGCGTTCTATCTGGGGTACCACCAAGTACATCAGCAAGTGGAAAATGGCCCATCGGAGAGGCTACCACATCAACTGCCTGACCGACGACCCATACCGCAAGGCCATGATCATGCAGCAAGAGCTGGACTGCAAAACCAGC ATTCCCCTCCCTATGGTGTGTATGATTGAGAAGGAGACCCTGCAGATTCTACAAAATATTGAGAATG ACTACAAGTACAAGTTGGGCGCCAGCCACCATCTGACGAAAGAGCTCCATGAGCGTATTGAGAGCCTGAAGTGCCAGGTATCCTCCAAGGTTAGGCACAGTGATCCGGCCCCAGAGGTAGGAGTGCTGGCGACCCTGGTGGGGTGGTGCAGGGCACTATCTGCTATGCTGGGTTGGGGCAGTGGAGCCTCAGCTACTAAAGATGAAGAGAACGCTCTACCCCGCAAGGAGCGTCCCCTTGAAACAGACGAGACAACAGAATTATAG